One window of the Desulfomonilia bacterium genome contains the following:
- a CDS encoding alginate lyase family protein, which translates to MTDKDLNRVLLYINTIRYLKPSQVYCRVWFNLKKPKPIPSDFGLRHPGKNIIPPLLKKQSMLAHDTFRFLNKENKIRTEYDWNNPEIEKLWLYNLHYFDDLRSESSANRKEWHGNLIERWIAENPPFSGNGWEPYPLSRRLVNWIFWGLSGNILNEKAKSSLNLQAAFLSRRLEWHILGNHLLANAKALIFAGLFFSGDAAEKWLEKGIRIFSAQLDEQILSDGGHFELSPMYHAQVLEDVLDVINIFNAYPDTLIGNRARIVAGFSRISSGMLSWLETMSHPDGEIVLFNDSAFGVAGSFLELFKYAQRLGISPLLKQKEYERACDIEIRHLKESGYIRVDCGDMTAFLDVAEIGADYLPGHAHADTLNFELSIGSQRVIVDSGVSLYEDGGERLNQRGTRAHNTLMIDGADSSEMWGSFRVARRAHPYNLIINEESKEISCSHDGYRRLQGKPVHNRKWSFMNSGLRINDSVYGGYKKASSFLHLHPDVKIEFSSGSEKKGRFILPDNKAVGWSVEGGNVIISDAFYFPEFGLRVPGKCLEINLHTGHSVIEISRQA; encoded by the coding sequence TTGACTGATAAAGATTTAAACAGGGTTCTGTTGTATATAAATACGATCAGATATTTAAAACCCTCACAGGTTTACTGCAGGGTGTGGTTCAACCTGAAAAAGCCGAAACCGATACCTTCAGATTTCGGTTTAAGACATCCGGGCAAAAATATTATTCCGCCATTACTGAAAAAACAGAGCATGCTCGCACATGATACATTCAGGTTTCTGAACAAAGAGAACAAAATCCGAACAGAATATGACTGGAATAATCCTGAGATCGAAAAGCTATGGCTGTATAATCTCCATTATTTCGATGACTTGAGATCTGAAAGTTCTGCAAACAGAAAGGAATGGCATGGAAATTTAATAGAAAGATGGATAGCAGAGAATCCTCCTTTTTCAGGAAACGGCTGGGAACCGTATCCGCTTTCAAGGAGGCTTGTGAACTGGATATTCTGGGGGCTTTCAGGAAACATATTGAATGAGAAGGCAAAGAGCAGCCTCAATCTTCAGGCAGCATTCCTAAGCAGAAGGCTCGAGTGGCATATACTGGGAAATCATTTGCTGGCAAATGCAAAGGCCTTAATTTTTGCCGGGCTCTTTTTCTCAGGTGATGCGGCCGAGAAGTGGCTTGAAAAAGGGATAAGGATATTTTCAGCCCAGCTCGATGAACAGATATTATCTGACGGCGGACATTTTGAGCTCAGTCCCATGTATCACGCTCAGGTGCTGGAAGACGTCCTTGATGTGATAAATATTTTTAATGCGTACCCGGATACATTGATCGGGAATCGGGCCCGGATAGTTGCCGGCTTTTCGAGGATTTCATCGGGTATGCTTTCATGGCTTGAGACTATGAGCCATCCGGATGGGGAAATCGTTTTATTTAATGACTCTGCATTCGGTGTGGCCGGGTCTTTCTTGGAACTTTTTAAGTATGCGCAAAGGCTGGGAATAAGCCCTTTGTTGAAACAGAAAGAGTATGAAAGAGCCTGTGATATTGAAATCAGACATTTAAAGGAAAGCGGTTATATCAGGGTGGATTGCGGGGATATGACGGCATTTCTTGATGTGGCTGAAATCGGCGCTGATTATCTTCCGGGACATGCTCATGCGGACACCCTTAATTTCGAGCTCTCAATCGGCAGTCAGCGTGTAATAGTTGACAGCGGGGTTTCACTTTATGAAGATGGCGGAGAAAGGCTCAATCAGCGCGGAACCCGCGCCCATAATACGCTGATGATTGACGGGGCCGATTCATCCGAGATGTGGGGCAGTTTCAGAGTTGCGAGAAGGGCACATCCATATAATCTTATCATCAATGAAGAGTCGAAAGAAATATCCTGCTCGCATGACGGTTATCGCAGATTGCAGGGGAAGCCTGTACACAACAGGAAATGGAGCTTTATGAATTCCGGGTTGCGAATAAACGACTCTGTTTACGGCGGTTATAAAAAGGCGTCATCGTTTCTTCATCTTCACCCGGATGTAAAAATCGAGTTCTCTTCCGGATCGGAAAAAAAAGGCAGATTTATTCTTCCGGACAATAAAGCTGTTGGATGGTCTGTCGAAGGCGGGAATGTCATAATTTCCGATGCATTTTATTTCCCTGAATTCGGTCTTCGTGTTCCAGGCAAATGCCTGGAAATAAATCTTCACACCGGTCATTCGGTTATTGAAATATCACGGCAAGCCTGA
- a CDS encoding bi-domain-containing oxidoreductase: protein MKQILQNIKNGRTEIVEVPVPVVRPGHILIATAESLVSAGTERMLLDFGKAGWIAKARQQPEKVKQVLEKMQTDGVLATVDAVFNKLDEPMPLGYCNAGVVLEVGPGIKDIVPGDRVASNGSHAEIVCVPGNLCVKIPQNVSSEHAAFTVLGSIALQSIRLAGPDLGEKFIVFGLGLVGLLAVQLLRANGCSVLAVDMNEKRLELARKFGAQVVNASDNDPVAAASAFSSGKGVDGVIIAASAKGDDIIHQAAQSCRKRARIVLVGVVDLNLLRSDFYEKEISFQVSCSYGPGRYDESYELSGHDYPFGYVRWTEQRNMEAVLEAISNGSLDIESLISERIDFENIADKYDRILHEKDSLGILIRYPQSPTRSLPAQSSESVEYKNVSETGHDIGGPSLKKGVGKARIGIIGAGGFAKSILIPALISADADVRLIADLNSVSANHAARKFNSSKAVSDYRYILDDSDINTVFIVVGHHLHSRFVSEALDAGKNVFVEKPLAISREGLAEVEDAVRRNPELHLMVGFNRRFSPHTQKIVSALKGRKGPLCMNMTVNAGAIPADHWIQDPLRGGGRIIGEGCHFMDLLSFIAGSPIEAVKAVMAGGNEQVKDDKMIISLAFEDGSIGTVNYFSNGSKSYPKEMLEVFSDSRVIRMENFRVTKGYGFKSFRTFRTLRQDKGHNSEIESFIKSVEEGGLPLVPFSALVNVTAGSFDAVESARNFRKTDID, encoded by the coding sequence GTGAAGCAGATTCTTCAGAATATCAAAAACGGCAGGACTGAGATTGTTGAAGTTCCTGTTCCTGTTGTGCGTCCGGGGCATATATTGATTGCAACTGCTGAAAGCCTGGTGTCTGCCGGGACGGAACGCATGCTTCTGGATTTCGGGAAAGCCGGCTGGATAGCGAAAGCCAGGCAGCAGCCCGAAAAGGTAAAGCAGGTCCTGGAAAAGATGCAGACCGACGGGGTATTGGCGACCGTTGATGCCGTCTTCAACAAGCTTGATGAACCTATGCCCCTGGGATACTGCAATGCCGGGGTTGTACTCGAAGTAGGGCCGGGAATAAAAGACATCGTTCCCGGAGACAGGGTTGCTTCTAACGGCTCGCACGCTGAAATCGTATGCGTTCCGGGAAATCTCTGCGTCAAGATTCCTCAAAATGTTTCATCGGAACATGCTGCATTTACAGTCCTCGGTAGTATAGCGCTTCAAAGCATAAGGCTTGCCGGGCCGGACCTGGGCGAAAAATTCATTGTTTTCGGGCTCGGTCTTGTCGGTCTGCTCGCTGTGCAGCTTTTGAGGGCGAACGGATGCAGTGTGCTGGCTGTGGACATGAATGAAAAAAGGCTTGAGCTGGCAAGAAAGTTCGGAGCGCAGGTCGTCAATGCATCGGATAATGACCCTGTTGCGGCAGCGTCCGCATTCTCGTCGGGAAAAGGTGTTGACGGTGTAATCATCGCAGCATCAGCGAAGGGTGATGATATTATCCATCAGGCCGCACAATCCTGCAGGAAGAGGGCCAGAATAGTTCTTGTGGGAGTGGTTGACCTTAACCTGCTTCGCAGCGATTTTTATGAGAAAGAGATATCCTTCCAGGTTTCATGCTCATATGGACCCGGAAGGTATGACGAGTCATATGAACTTTCGGGACATGATTATCCGTTCGGGTATGTCCGCTGGACGGAACAGCGCAATATGGAGGCGGTACTCGAAGCCATTTCAAATGGGTCCCTGGATATTGAAAGTCTTATCAGCGAAAGGATAGATTTTGAAAATATTGCAGATAAATATGACAGGATACTGCATGAAAAGGATTCACTGGGTATATTGATCCGATATCCTCAAAGCCCGACGCGAAGCCTCCCCGCACAGTCATCTGAAAGCGTGGAATATAAGAATGTTTCTGAAACCGGGCATGATATCGGAGGTCCATCTCTCAAAAAGGGTGTGGGCAAGGCAAGAATTGGTATCATCGGTGCAGGCGGTTTTGCAAAGTCAATTCTGATTCCGGCCCTCATCTCGGCCGATGCGGATGTTCGTCTGATTGCCGATCTGAACAGCGTGAGCGCCAATCATGCTGCACGGAAATTCAATTCTTCCAAGGCGGTTTCCGATTACAGGTATATACTGGACGATTCTGATATAAACACGGTGTTTATAGTTGTCGGCCATCACCTTCATTCAAGGTTTGTAAGTGAAGCCCTTGATGCCGGGAAGAATGTGTTCGTTGAAAAACCCCTCGCTATCAGCAGGGAAGGGCTCGCCGAAGTCGAAGACGCGGTAAGGAGAAACCCCGAGCTTCATCTGATGGTCGGATTCAACAGAAGATTCAGCCCGCATACTCAAAAAATCGTGAGTGCTCTTAAAGGAAGAAAAGGGCCGCTTTGCATGAATATGACTGTCAATGCCGGCGCCATTCCGGCCGATCACTGGATTCAGGACCCGTTGCGCGGAGGCGGCAGGATAATAGGCGAGGGTTGTCATTTCATGGACCTCTTATCCTTTATTGCAGGTAGCCCGATCGAGGCGGTCAAGGCCGTCATGGCTGGAGGCAATGAGCAGGTGAAAGATGACAAGATGATCATATCGCTTGCCTTTGAAGACGGTTCCATCGGAACGGTCAATTATTTCTCAAACGGCTCAAAGAGTTATCCGAAGGAAATGCTTGAGGTCTTCAGCGATTCAAGGGTGATAAGGATGGAAAACTTCAGGGTGACAAAAGGATACGGTTTTAAATCATTCAGGACATTTAGAACACTCAGGCAGGATAAAGGGCATAATTCAGAAATTGAATCTTTTATTAAAAGTGTCGAAGAGGGCGGTTTGCCTCTTGTTCCATTCAGTGCCCTTGTAAATGTTACAGCAGGCAGCTTTGATGCAGTTGAGTCTGCCAGGAATTTCCGGAAGACAGACATTGACTGA
- a CDS encoding AglZ/HisF2 family acetamidino modification protein: protein MLRPRIIPCLLVKNKGLVKTVKFDNPKYVGDPINAVRIYNEKEVDELVVLDIDATAEGREPDYTLIEHLAAECRMPLCYGGGVKTVAQIKKIIGLGVEKVAISSAAIQTPTLISEAAAQVGNQSVVVIIDVKKKGFFSHYEIFTHNGKRAAGKHPVEFAGKVEELGAGEIVINSIDRDGMMKGYDLDLISQIRKSVSIPLTALGGAGSVNDIYELVDNFGIIGAAAGSLFVFKGKYRAVLINYIGQVEKNELIFKSVKSNIV, encoded by the coding sequence ATGCTGCGTCCAAGAATAATCCCATGTCTGCTTGTTAAGAATAAAGGGCTTGTCAAAACGGTTAAGTTTGACAATCCGAAATATGTCGGCGATCCGATCAATGCTGTCCGCATATATAACGAGAAGGAAGTCGATGAACTTGTCGTGCTTGATATAGATGCCACTGCTGAGGGACGGGAACCGGATTATACCTTGATTGAACATCTTGCTGCAGAGTGCCGCATGCCTTTATGCTACGGCGGAGGCGTAAAGACTGTCGCACAGATAAAGAAGATTATAGGTCTGGGTGTCGAGAAGGTCGCTATCAGTTCAGCAGCAATCCAGACGCCCACTCTTATTTCTGAAGCTGCTGCGCAGGTGGGTAATCAGAGCGTTGTTGTAATAATCGATGTAAAGAAAAAGGGGTTTTTTAGCCATTATGAGATATTTACACATAATGGCAAAAGGGCTGCTGGAAAGCATCCGGTTGAATTCGCCGGAAAAGTTGAGGAATTGGGGGCAGGCGAAATAGTAATCAATTCTATAGACAGAGACGGCATGATGAAAGGATATGACCTGGACCTGATTTCACAGATTAGAAAATCTGTCAGCATACCTTTGACCGCGTTGGGAGGAGCCGGATCTGTTAATGATATTTATGAGTTGGTTGATAATTTTGGTATAATCGGCGCTGCAGCGGGAAGCCTGTTTGTTTTCAAGGGTAAATACAGGGCGGTATTGATTAATTATATCGGTCAGGTTGAGAAAAATGAACTCATTTTCAAATCAGTCAAGAGCAATATTGTATAA
- the hisH gene encoding imidazole glycerol phosphate synthase subunit HisH produces the protein MIKIVNYGLGNIQAFANIYKRLNIEYAVASSPEELLASDRIILPGVGAFDWAMALLNESGMRDVLDELVVKKNIPVLGVCVGMQIMARRSEEGSLPGLGWIDAEVCKFSKESGVRSEDSEKIKRLEGERTREGRLSLPHMGWNDVVPRNGDCLFNGLEKDARFYFLHSFYVHPDKDDNILAETDYNGTFSCAIRSGNIFGVQFHPEKSHHWGIRLLKNFAEM, from the coding sequence TTGATCAAAATTGTAAATTACGGACTGGGTAACATCCAGGCTTTTGCAAATATATATAAGCGATTGAATATCGAATATGCTGTTGCCTCCTCACCGGAAGAGCTGTTGGCCTCAGACCGGATCATTCTTCCCGGGGTCGGTGCCTTTGACTGGGCCATGGCCCTTCTGAATGAATCTGGAATGAGAGATGTCCTTGATGAATTGGTAGTTAAAAAGAACATACCTGTCCTGGGTGTTTGTGTTGGTATGCAGATAATGGCCCGACGCAGTGAAGAAGGTTCCTTGCCAGGGCTGGGCTGGATTGATGCGGAAGTGTGTAAGTTCAGTAAGGAATCAGGAGTCAGAAGTGAGGATAGTGAAAAAATAAAAAGATTAGAAGGGGAGAGAACAAGAGAGGGGAGGCTGTCGTTGCCACATATGGGCTGGAATGATGTTGTTCCTAGAAACGGTGACTGCCTTTTCAATGGTCTCGAGAAGGATGCCCGCTTCTATTTTCTCCATTCATTTTATGTTCATCCTGACAAAGATGATAATATTCTAGCAGAAACTGATTATAACGGTACTTTCTCATGTGCCATCCGTTCCGGAAATATTTTTGGTGTCCAGTTCCATCCTGAAAAGAGCCATCATTGGGGCATCAGGCTTTTGAAGAACTTTGCCGAGATGTAG
- a CDS encoding N-acetyl sugar amidotransferase, protein MKESYQICTNCVMDTTDSMITFDQDGMCDHCNTFYKEILPNWHTDEKGREELEKIVERIRKEGAGKDFDCIIGMSGGIDSSYLTYVAKEKFNLRPLVFHVDAGWNSQVAVNNIEKLIDKLGLDLYTEVIDWEEMKDLQLAFFKSGVAHIDTPQDHAFFAMMYRFAEKYRVKYILTGANYSTECIRNPIEWMYYQSDSIQLKDIHRKFGTRPLINFPLTTILRHKVYLRYFKGIRVVTPLNYIPYHKMDAMKLLEEKFGWQAYPQKHFESRFTKFYEGYWLFKKFGYDTRRVQYSSLILTNQMTREEALDKLSQPPYDEETIGQDFEYVATKLGITVNELQGYMDAPNKSYKDYKSQEMIYSIGAKAMRLLGLTLGGKR, encoded by the coding sequence ATGAAAGAATCTTATCAAATATGCACCAACTGCGTCATGGATACTACTGATTCCATGATCACATTTGATCAGGACGGCATGTGTGATCACTGCAATACTTTCTATAAGGAAATCCTGCCGAACTGGCATACTGACGAGAAGGGCAGAGAAGAGCTGGAGAAGATCGTTGAGAGGATCAGGAAAGAAGGCGCCGGAAAAGATTTTGACTGCATTATAGGCATGAGCGGGGGCATCGACAGTTCTTATCTGACATATGTGGCAAAAGAAAAATTCAATCTCAGGCCTCTGGTCTTTCATGTCGATGCTGGATGGAATTCGCAGGTGGCTGTAAACAATATAGAAAAGCTGATCGATAAGCTCGGGCTTGACCTGTACACCGAGGTGATTGACTGGGAGGAAATGAAAGATCTCCAACTGGCCTTTTTTAAATCGGGTGTTGCTCATATCGATACACCGCAGGACCATGCATTCTTCGCAATGATGTACAGATTTGCTGAAAAATATAGGGTCAAATACATATTGACCGGGGCGAACTATTCAACTGAATGCATAAGAAATCCGATCGAATGGATGTATTACCAGTCCGATTCAATTCAACTAAAGGATATTCACAGGAAGTTTGGAACCAGGCCGCTAATAAATTTTCCTTTGACGACGATTCTGCGCCATAAGGTTTATCTGAGATATTTTAAGGGAATCCGGGTGGTGACGCCACTCAATTACATTCCTTATCACAAGATGGATGCCATGAAGCTCCTGGAAGAAAAGTTCGGCTGGCAGGCTTATCCCCAGAAACATTTTGAATCAAGATTCACCAAATTTTATGAAGGTTACTGGCTGTTCAAGAAGTTCGGATATGATACAAGAAGGGTGCAGTATTCCAGTCTGATTCTTACGAATCAGATGACACGGGAAGAGGCCTTGGATAAATTATCGCAGCCACCCTATGATGAGGAGACGATCGGACAGGATTTTGAATATGTGGCGACAAAACTCGGGATAACGGTAAATGAATTGCAGGGCTATATGGATGCGCCCAACAAGTCGTACAAGGATTATAAGTCACAGGAAATGATTTATAGTATCGGGGCAAAAGCAATGAGACTTTTAGGTCTTACTTTGGGCGGCAAGCGTTGA